A part of Geothrix oryzae genomic DNA contains:
- the rpmJ gene encoding 50S ribosomal protein L36 — protein sequence MKVRPSIKKLCEHCKVVRREGINRIICKKNPKHKQRQG from the coding sequence ATGAAAGTACGGCCCTCCATCAAGAAGCTGTGCGAGCACTGCAAAGTGGTCCGGCGCGAAGGCATCAACCGGATCATCTGCAAGAAGAACCCCAAGCACAAGCAGCGTCAGGGTTAA
- the infA gene encoding translation initiation factor IF-1: protein MSKEEAIELEATVVEALPNAVFRVELENKHQVLAHISGKMRKNFIRILPGDRVLVEVTPYDLTRGRIIYRFK from the coding sequence TTGAGCAAAGAAGAAGCCATTGAGCTCGAAGCCACAGTGGTCGAGGCCTTGCCGAACGCGGTGTTCCGGGTCGAACTCGAGAACAAACACCAGGTGCTGGCGCACATCAGTGGAAAGATGCGCAAGAACTTCATCCGCATTCTTCCCGGTGACCGGGTCCTCGTCGAGGTGACCCCTTACGACCTCACCCGTGGCCGCATCATCTACCGATTCAAGTAA
- a CDS encoding adenylate kinase, whose protein sequence is MSGNANIVANILLGAPGSGKGTQAKRLVETFSLTHLSTGDILRDAVSKGTEIGLRAKAIMAEGKLVDDDTVNGLVFARLLDETSDVLFDGYPRTLQQAQALEDFLSSKGMALGSVVLVDVPQEVLEARVVGRRVCSNNACGAIYHLESKPPKQAGVCDLCGSPLKHRSDDTAEAFQSRMGEFHSTFQPLLGFYKHRPNFRSVDGNRAPELVFESLRHVFGERA, encoded by the coding sequence ATGAGCGGCAATGCCAACATTGTCGCGAACATCCTCCTCGGGGCCCCCGGCTCCGGGAAGGGCACCCAGGCCAAACGCCTGGTGGAAACATTCTCTTTGACTCACCTGTCAACCGGTGACATTCTGAGAGATGCCGTCTCGAAAGGGACGGAGATCGGTCTGAGGGCGAAAGCCATCATGGCCGAAGGAAAACTGGTGGACGACGACACCGTCAATGGCCTTGTCTTCGCGCGGCTGCTGGACGAGACCTCTGATGTGTTGTTCGACGGCTACCCACGAACCTTGCAACAAGCTCAAGCCCTGGAAGACTTCCTCTCCTCCAAGGGCATGGCGCTGGGTTCCGTGGTGCTGGTCGATGTCCCCCAGGAGGTGCTGGAGGCCCGTGTGGTGGGCCGGCGCGTCTGCAGCAACAATGCCTGCGGTGCCATCTACCATCTGGAATCCAAGCCCCCCAAGCAAGCCGGTGTCTGCGATCTGTGCGGAAGTCCCCTGAAGCACCGTTCCGACGACACCGCCGAAGCCTTCCAGAGCCGGATGGGCGAGTTCCACTCGACCTTCCAGCCCCTTCTGGGCTTCTACAAGCATCGGCCGAACTTCCGGAGCGTGGATGGCAATCGCGCGCCGGAGCTGGTGTTTGAATCGCTGCGTCACGTCTTCGGAGAACGCGCTTGA
- the secY gene encoding preprotein translocase subunit SecY — protein sequence MNRLRNLFAIPELRKRLLFTLILLAIYRLGVHVSVPGVNAENLSAALKRGGGGLFDVVDLFSGGAFKKFSVFALGIAPYITASIVLQLMGAVVPYLENLQKKEGEAGRQKINQWTRYLTVFLAFVQGMGIASLAQSQNAPGLEVVTSSMSPTAFRLLAAFTLSVGTLFVMWIGEQITERGIGNGISLLIFAGIVAGLPQAVTTLTVMISQSLRNAPNVPPPGIFILLIAAMIVVLLAVVLVENAYRRIPIHYARRADSAGMSSQRSSYMPLKLNTAGVMPVIFASSVIFFPATIAQFTRWEWLAKVAAYLSPQTHFWIYTPVFVGVVIFFAFFYTSIVFNPDETAENMKRSGGYIPGIRPGKETSIFMDSILSKLTFVGAIYLALVSLVPLLITNNIQGLNFYFGGTSLLIVVGVAMDSAAQLESLLVMRRYDGFLEKGRIRGRSTRRGEA from the coding sequence ATGAACCGCCTCAGGAACCTCTTCGCCATCCCGGAGCTGCGCAAGCGGCTCCTCTTCACCCTGATCCTCCTGGCCATCTACCGGCTGGGCGTGCACGTTAGTGTGCCCGGGGTGAACGCCGAGAACCTGTCCGCCGCGCTCAAGCGCGGCGGCGGCGGGCTCTTCGACGTCGTTGACCTGTTCTCCGGTGGTGCGTTCAAGAAGTTCTCGGTCTTCGCCCTTGGCATCGCTCCCTACATCACGGCCAGCATCGTGCTGCAGCTGATGGGGGCCGTGGTGCCCTATCTGGAGAATCTCCAGAAGAAGGAAGGCGAGGCCGGCCGCCAGAAGATCAACCAGTGGACCCGCTATCTGACGGTGTTCCTGGCCTTCGTCCAGGGCATGGGCATCGCCTCCCTGGCCCAGAGCCAGAACGCCCCGGGTCTCGAAGTCGTGACCTCCTCGATGTCCCCGACGGCCTTCCGGCTGCTGGCGGCCTTCACGCTCTCCGTCGGCACGCTCTTCGTCATGTGGATCGGCGAGCAGATCACCGAGCGCGGCATCGGCAACGGCATCTCGCTGCTGATCTTCGCCGGCATCGTGGCGGGCCTTCCCCAGGCCGTGACGACCCTGACCGTGATGATCTCCCAGTCCCTGCGGAACGCTCCGAATGTCCCGCCCCCGGGCATCTTCATCCTGCTCATCGCGGCGATGATCGTGGTGCTGCTGGCCGTGGTACTGGTGGAGAACGCCTACCGGCGCATCCCCATCCACTACGCCCGCCGGGCCGATTCGGCCGGCATGTCCAGCCAACGCAGCTCCTACATGCCCCTGAAGCTGAACACCGCCGGCGTGATGCCCGTCATCTTCGCCAGTTCGGTGATCTTCTTTCCTGCCACCATCGCCCAGTTCACCCGCTGGGAGTGGCTGGCCAAGGTCGCGGCCTACCTCAGCCCGCAGACCCACTTCTGGATCTACACCCCGGTCTTCGTGGGCGTGGTGATCTTCTTTGCCTTCTTCTACACCAGCATCGTCTTCAATCCCGATGAGACCGCCGAGAACATGAAGCGGTCCGGGGGCTACATTCCCGGCATCCGGCCGGGCAAGGAAACCAGCATCTTCATGGACAGCATCCTGTCCAAGCTGACCTTCGTGGGCGCCATCTACCTCGCCCTCGTCTCCCTGGTGCCCCTGCTCATCACGAACAACATCCAGGGCCTCAACTTCTACTTCGGCGGCACCAGCCTGCTGATCGTGGTGGGCGTGGCCATGGACAGCGCGGCCCAGCTGGAAAGCCTGCTGGTCATGCGCCGCTATGACGGCTTCCTCGAGAAGGGCCGCATCCGCGGCCGCTCCACCCGCAGGGGTGAGGCATGA
- the rplO gene encoding 50S ribosomal protein L15 codes for MKLNELRPAEGATKSRKRLGRGKGSGLGKTSGRGEKGQKSRSGYRSKRGFEGGQMPLVRRLPKRGFTNIFAPETKEITLSLISIHFQDGETVTLEALREKKLVNSRVEKIVVLASGELTAKVNVVADRITKGAREAILAKGGTIQEPVAKSAE; via the coding sequence ATGAAGCTCAACGAACTCCGGCCCGCAGAGGGCGCCACCAAGTCCCGCAAGCGCCTCGGCCGAGGCAAGGGCTCCGGCCTGGGCAAGACCTCCGGCCGCGGTGAAAAGGGCCAGAAGTCCCGGTCCGGCTACCGCAGCAAGCGCGGCTTCGAGGGTGGCCAGATGCCCCTCGTCCGCCGTCTGCCCAAGCGCGGCTTCACCAACATCTTCGCTCCCGAGACCAAGGAGATCACCCTCAGCCTCATCTCCATCCACTTCCAGGATGGCGAGACGGTCACGCTCGAGGCCCTCCGCGAGAAGAAGCTCGTCAACTCCCGCGTGGAGAAGATCGTGGTGCTGGCCAGCGGCGAGCTCACCGCCAAGGTGAATGTCGTTGCCGATCGGATCACCAAGGGCGCCCGGGAAGCCATCCTGGCCAAGGGCGGCACCATTCAGGAGCCCGTCGCGAAGTCTGCCGAGTAA
- the rpmD gene encoding 50S ribosomal protein L30, with amino-acid sequence MSQFIGKQVVLTLKRSIICTTPKHRAFMQTLGLKRPGDTRECEYTPNVHGMVKLVPHLIGVQVKG; translated from the coding sequence ATGTCGCAGTTCATCGGCAAGCAGGTGGTGCTGACCCTCAAGCGCTCCATCATCTGCACCACTCCCAAGCACCGTGCCTTCATGCAGACCCTCGGTCTGAAGCGGCCCGGCGACACCCGCGAATGCGAATACACCCCCAATGTCCATGGGATGGTCAAGCTGGTTCCCCATCTCATCGGCGTTCAGGTGAAGGGGTAG
- the rpsE gene encoding 30S ribosomal protein S5 — MATAELKDNKETRNSESGEFKDQVIYVGRVTKVVKGGKNFSFSALVVVGDGNGKVGFGLGKALEVPSAIKKGIESAKRNMIKVPLTPNGSLPHPVTGIFGSGSVLLKPAPEGTGIIAGAAVRAIMEAAGVHNVMTKSLGSSNPHNVVRATFEGLKDLMDPYTVLTNRGLDQAEV, encoded by the coding sequence ATGGCGACTGCAGAGCTCAAAGACAACAAGGAAACCCGCAACTCCGAATCCGGGGAATTCAAGGACCAGGTCATTTATGTCGGCCGTGTCACCAAGGTGGTGAAGGGGGGCAAGAACTTCTCCTTCTCCGCGCTGGTGGTCGTCGGTGACGGCAATGGCAAGGTCGGCTTCGGCCTCGGCAAGGCCCTCGAAGTGCCTTCTGCCATCAAGAAGGGCATCGAGAGCGCCAAGCGCAACATGATCAAGGTCCCCCTCACCCCGAACGGCAGCCTGCCGCACCCGGTGACGGGCATCTTCGGCTCCGGCAGCGTGCTGCTGAAGCCGGCTCCCGAGGGCACCGGCATCATCGCCGGCGCCGCGGTGCGCGCCATCATGGAAGCGGCCGGCGTCCACAACGTGATGACGAAGAGCCTGGGCTCCTCCAACCCCCACAATGTGGTTCGCGCCACATTCGAGGGTCTGAAGGACCTCATGGATCCCTACACGGTCCTGACCAATCGGGGCCTGGATCAGGCGGAGGTTTAA
- the rplR gene encoding 50S ribosomal protein L18 — protein sequence MANDINIRRDKTKARIRGRVSGTPERPRLTIYKSLKRIYVQAVDDTQGITLAAASSLEKDLRGSLKNGANIEAAKAVGASIAARLKEKGITSVVFDRNGYVYHGRVKALADSAREAGLQF from the coding sequence ATGGCGAACGACATCAACATTCGACGCGACAAGACCAAGGCCCGCATCCGCGGCCGCGTGAGCGGGACCCCCGAGCGGCCCCGCCTCACCATCTACAAGAGCCTGAAGCGGATCTATGTGCAGGCGGTGGACGACACCCAGGGCATCACCCTGGCTGCCGCCAGCAGCCTCGAGAAGGACCTCCGCGGTTCCCTGAAGAATGGCGCCAACATCGAGGCCGCCAAGGCCGTCGGTGCCAGCATCGCCGCCCGTCTCAAGGAGAAGGGCATCACCTCGGTGGTGTTCGACCGGAACGGCTACGTTTACCACGGCCGCGTCAAGGCGCTGGCTGACAGCGCCCGCGAAGCCGGGCTCCAGTTCTAG
- the rplF gene encoding 50S ribosomal protein L6, whose product MSRIGKKPVTLPKGVKVTVTGSEAVVEGAKGKLSCPIPAGITLDVQADSVTLTRINDEAQNRAYHGLTRALLGNAVTGVTEGWKKELDIVGVGYKAAMDGAKLRLELGYSHPINYEAPAGIQMAVEKATHIVVSGIDRQLVGQVAADIRKFRKPEPYKGKGVMYTGEVIRRKAGKTGK is encoded by the coding sequence ATGTCTCGAATCGGAAAGAAGCCCGTGACGCTGCCCAAGGGCGTGAAGGTCACAGTCACCGGGTCCGAGGCCGTCGTCGAGGGCGCCAAGGGCAAGCTCAGCTGCCCGATCCCTGCCGGGATCACGCTCGATGTCCAGGCCGACTCCGTCACGCTCACCCGCATCAACGATGAAGCCCAGAACCGGGCTTACCACGGCCTCACCCGTGCCCTTCTCGGCAACGCCGTCACCGGCGTCACCGAGGGCTGGAAGAAGGAACTGGACATCGTCGGCGTGGGCTACAAGGCCGCCATGGACGGCGCCAAGCTCCGCCTGGAGCTGGGCTACAGCCACCCCATCAACTACGAGGCCCCTGCGGGCATCCAGATGGCCGTCGAGAAGGCCACGCACATCGTCGTGAGCGGCATCGACCGGCAGCTGGTGGGCCAGGTCGCCGCCGACATCCGGAAGTTCCGCAAGCCCGAGCCTTACAAGGGCAAGGGCGTCATGTACACCGGCGAAGTCATCCGCCGCAAGGCCGGCAAGACCGGGAAGTAA
- the rpsH gene encoding 30S ribosomal protein S8, which yields MHTDPIADYLTRIRNGIMAGHDAVVVPASKIKAGLCGILKQEGYIHSFKQVEHENRVYLIVNLKYVKDKENVIHGLRRVSRPGLRIYSGAQEIPEVHGGLGIAILSTPKGLLTGKDAKKQNVGGEVLAHIW from the coding sequence ATGCATACCGATCCCATCGCTGACTACCTCACCCGCATCCGTAACGGCATCATGGCCGGTCACGATGCCGTGGTGGTGCCCGCCTCCAAGATCAAGGCCGGTCTCTGCGGCATCTTGAAGCAGGAAGGCTACATCCACTCCTTCAAGCAGGTGGAGCACGAGAACCGCGTCTACCTCATCGTCAACCTGAAGTATGTGAAGGATAAGGAGAATGTGATCCACGGCCTCCGCCGCGTGTCCCGTCCCGGCCTCCGCATCTACTCCGGCGCGCAGGAGATCCCCGAGGTCCACGGCGGCCTGGGCATCGCCATCCTGTCCACTCCGAAGGGTCTCCTGACGGGCAAGGACGCCAAGAAGCAGAATGTCGGCGGCGAAGTCCTCGCCCACATCTGGTAA
- a CDS encoding type Z 30S ribosomal protein S14, which translates to MAKISKIVKDSRKPKFSTQHRNRCKCCGRPRGYMRKFELCRLCFRKFALNGELPGVQKSSW; encoded by the coding sequence ATGGCCAAGATTTCCAAAATCGTCAAGGATTCGCGCAAGCCGAAGTTCTCGACCCAGCACCGCAATCGTTGCAAGTGCTGCGGCCGTCCCCGGGGCTACATGCGCAAGTTTGAACTCTGCCGTCTGTGCTTCCGCAAGTTCGCCCTCAACGGCGAGCTCCCGGGCGTCCAGAAGTCCAGCTGGTAA
- the rplE gene encoding 50S ribosomal protein L5, which translates to MTATQGHAEPRVKARYHQEVVSKLKEEFAFSSAMQVPRLQKIVINMGVGDAIQNIKVLDVAVDELTAIAGQKAIVRKAKKSVAQFKLRAGMPIACMVTLRGPRMWEFFDRLVTLSLPRVRDFRGVPTKSFDGRGNYTLGLKDQLIFQEIDYSRVDKMKGMNITFVTTAANDAEARALLAHLGMPFRK; encoded by the coding sequence ATGACTGCCACGCAAGGCCACGCGGAGCCCCGCGTCAAGGCTCGCTACCACCAGGAGGTGGTGTCGAAGCTCAAGGAGGAGTTCGCCTTCTCTTCCGCCATGCAGGTGCCCCGCCTGCAGAAGATCGTCATCAACATGGGCGTCGGCGACGCCATCCAGAACATCAAGGTCCTGGATGTGGCCGTGGACGAGCTGACCGCCATCGCTGGCCAGAAGGCCATCGTGCGCAAGGCCAAGAAGAGCGTCGCCCAGTTCAAGCTGCGCGCCGGCATGCCCATCGCCTGCATGGTGACCCTGCGCGGTCCCCGCATGTGGGAGTTCTTCGACCGCCTGGTGACCCTGTCCCTTCCCCGCGTCCGCGATTTCCGCGGCGTGCCCACCAAGTCCTTCGACGGCCGCGGCAACTACACGCTGGGCCTGAAGGATCAGCTGATCTTCCAGGAGATCGACTATTCGCGGGTGGACAAGATGAAGGGCATGAACATCACCTTCGTGACCACCGCTGCCAACGACGCCGAAGCGCGGGCTCTGCTCGCCCACCTCGGTATGCCCTTCCGCAAATAG
- the rplX gene encoding 50S ribosomal protein L24 encodes MEATTTKMKLKKGDQIVVIAGKEKGKTGTISKVSPATNHVVVAGLNMIKKATKPNTQTGEGGGIVEKEAPIHASNVMLLDPKTGKGTRHRSK; translated from the coding sequence ATGGAAGCCACCACCACCAAGATGAAGCTCAAGAAGGGCGATCAGATCGTCGTCATCGCCGGCAAGGAGAAGGGCAAGACCGGGACCATCTCCAAGGTCAGCCCCGCCACCAACCATGTGGTCGTCGCCGGCCTGAACATGATCAAGAAGGCCACCAAGCCGAACACCCAGACCGGCGAGGGCGGCGGGATCGTGGAGAAGGAGGCCCCCATCCACGCCTCCAATGTCATGCTCCTCGACCCCAAGACCGGCAAGGGCACCCGCCACCGTTCCAAGTAA
- the rplN gene encoding 50S ribosomal protein L14, whose product MIQMGTMLTVADNSGAKKICCILPLGGGVGKIAQLGDVITASVKEAIPGGTVKKKAVVQAVIVRQRKAYRRKDGSYIRFDENAAVIIKKDGEPVGTRVFGPVARELRERKYMKIVSLAPEVL is encoded by the coding sequence ATGATCCAGATGGGAACCATGCTCACCGTCGCCGACAACTCCGGCGCCAAGAAGATCTGCTGCATCCTGCCCCTGGGCGGCGGTGTGGGCAAGATCGCCCAGCTTGGCGATGTCATCACCGCCTCCGTCAAGGAAGCGATCCCCGGTGGCACCGTCAAGAAGAAGGCCGTCGTCCAGGCCGTGATCGTCCGCCAGCGCAAGGCCTACCGCCGCAAGGACGGCTCCTACATCCGCTTCGACGAGAACGCCGCCGTCATCATCAAGAAGGATGGCGAGCCCGTCGGCACCCGCGTGTTCGGCCCCGTGGCCCGCGAACTGCGCGAGCGGAAGTACATGAAGATCGTCTCCCTCGCCCCTGAGGTGCTGTAA
- the rpsQ gene encoding 30S ribosomal protein S17, with translation MSLENKMIRNGVVVSNKADKTVVVKVERKFQHPLYHRTVKQTAKFMAHDETNACAIGDVVKIVETRPLSKRKRWMVLEILQKAGE, from the coding sequence ATGAGCCTCGAAAACAAGATGATTCGTAACGGCGTGGTGGTCTCCAACAAGGCCGACAAGACGGTGGTGGTGAAGGTGGAGCGCAAGTTCCAGCACCCGCTCTACCACCGCACGGTCAAGCAGACTGCCAAGTTCATGGCCCACGATGAGACCAACGCCTGCGCCATCGGCGATGTGGTCAAGATCGTGGAGACCCGCCCCCTTTCCAAGCGCAAGCGCTGGATGGTCCTTGAGATCCTCCAGAAGGCCGGCGAGTAA
- the rpmC gene encoding 50S ribosomal protein L29, whose protein sequence is MTKKNPFSDLTGKSVEELAQLEAELAAKRFTLRFQHAVGQVENTAEIRKTRRELARVKTALATKLA, encoded by the coding sequence ATGACCAAGAAGAACCCCTTTTCCGATTTGACCGGCAAGAGCGTCGAGGAGCTGGCGCAGCTGGAGGCCGAACTGGCCGCCAAGCGCTTCACCCTCCGCTTCCAGCACGCCGTGGGCCAGGTCGAGAACACCGCCGAGATCCGCAAGACTCGCCGTGAACTCGCCCGCGTCAAGACGGCCCTGGCCACGAAGCTGGCCTAG
- the rplP gene encoding 50S ribosomal protein L16: MLMPKKVKNRKTQKGRTRGVATRGNDLAFGDFGLKAMEHCWLTNREIEAARIAMTRHIKRGGKIWIRIFPDRPTTSKPAETRMGSGKGAPDGWVAVIRPGRILFEMEGVTEEIAREALRLAQMKLSVASEFVSRTPPEE, encoded by the coding sequence ATGCTGATGCCCAAGAAGGTCAAGAACCGTAAAACCCAGAAGGGCCGCACCCGCGGCGTCGCCACTCGTGGCAACGATCTCGCCTTCGGCGATTTCGGCCTCAAGGCGATGGAGCACTGCTGGCTCACCAACCGTGAGATCGAAGCCGCCCGTATCGCCATGACCCGCCACATCAAGCGCGGCGGCAAGATCTGGATCCGCATCTTCCCCGATCGTCCCACCACCTCGAAGCCCGCGGAAACCCGCATGGGCTCCGGCAAGGGGGCTCCGGACGGCTGGGTGGCGGTGATCCGCCCCGGACGCATCCTCTTCGAGATGGAGGGCGTGACCGAGGAAATCGCACGCGAGGCCCTGCGCCTGGCCCAGATGAAGCTGTCCGTGGCGTCCGAGTTCGTCAGCCGCACGCCGCCGGAGGAGTGA
- the rpsC gene encoding 30S ribosomal protein S3, whose amino-acid sequence MGQKVHPYGFRLIYQKNWHSKWFSKRDYATLLHEDIKLRRELKKQLHSLNAMVSKIDIERAADKVTVRIYTARPGIVIGRKGAEIDKLREDLQKRLNRPVSVDIQEIKKPEVDAQLVAEGVAQQLERRIAFRRAMRKAEEAAIRFGAKGFKIKVAGRLNGAEIARTEDYLSGQMPLQTIRAGVDYGFAEAHTTYGIIGIKVWVNLGDQVAETVKR is encoded by the coding sequence ATGGGTCAGAAGGTCCACCCGTACGGGTTCCGCCTCATCTACCAGAAGAACTGGCACAGCAAGTGGTTCTCCAAGCGCGACTACGCCACGCTGCTCCACGAGGACATCAAGCTCCGTCGCGAACTGAAGAAGCAGCTGCACAGCCTCAACGCGATGGTTTCCAAGATCGACATCGAGCGCGCGGCCGACAAGGTCACCGTTCGCATCTACACCGCCCGCCCCGGCATCGTCATCGGCCGCAAGGGTGCTGAGATCGACAAGCTCCGCGAAGACCTGCAGAAGCGCCTGAACCGTCCCGTGTCCGTGGACATCCAGGAGATCAAGAAGCCTGAAGTGGATGCCCAGCTCGTGGCCGAGGGCGTCGCCCAGCAGCTCGAGCGCCGCATCGCCTTCCGCCGCGCCATGCGCAAGGCGGAGGAGGCTGCGATCCGCTTCGGCGCCAAGGGTTTCAAGATCAAGGTCGCCGGCCGCCTGAATGGCGCGGAGATCGCCCGGACCGAGGACTACCTCTCCGGCCAGATGCCCCTGCAGACCATCCGCGCGGGCGTTGACTACGGTTTTGCCGAGGCCCATACGACCTACGGGATCATCGGCATCAAGGTTTGGGTGAATCTGGGCGACCAGGTTGCCGAGACCGTGAAGCGCTGA
- the rplV gene encoding 50S ribosomal protein L22 — MAEIVSTATVRHLRGSAQKARLVVDLIRGKHVGEAQWVLAQAKKYAAAPIRKLLDSAVANAIDKNPSVNPDELLVKTAFVDEGFRMKRVRPAPMGRAYRVQKRTCHITIQLASAAGEE; from the coding sequence ATGGCTGAGATCGTTTCCACCGCCACCGTTCGCCACCTGCGCGGTTCGGCCCAGAAGGCCCGCCTCGTGGTGGACCTCATCCGCGGCAAGCATGTCGGCGAGGCCCAGTGGGTGCTCGCGCAGGCCAAGAAGTACGCTGCCGCCCCCATCCGCAAGCTCCTCGATTCCGCCGTGGCCAACGCCATCGACAAGAATCCCTCCGTCAACCCGGACGAGCTTCTGGTGAAGACCGCCTTCGTGGACGAGGGCTTCCGCATGAAGCGCGTCCGCCCCGCCCCCATGGGCCGCGCCTACCGGGTCCAGAAGCGCACCTGCCACATCACCATCCAGCTCGCGTCCGCGGCCGGGGAGGAGTAG
- the rpsS gene encoding 30S ribosomal protein S19: MARSLKKGPFIDAHLQKKVEVAQAANDKRVIKTWSRRSTVVPQMIGLTLAVHNGNKFIPVYVTENMIGHKLGEFSLTRTFKGHAGKSDSKAKGK, from the coding sequence ATGGCACGATCCCTGAAAAAAGGCCCGTTCATTGACGCCCACCTCCAGAAGAAGGTGGAAGTCGCCCAGGCGGCCAACGACAAGCGCGTGATCAAGACCTGGTCCCGCCGGTCGACGGTCGTCCCGCAGATGATCGGACTGACCCTCGCCGTGCACAACGGCAACAAGTTCATTCCCGTGTATGTCACTGAGAACATGATCGGACACAAGCTCGGCGAATTTTCGCTGACCCGCACCTTCAAGGGTCACGCCGGCAAGTCCGATTCCAAGGCGAAGGGGAAGTAG
- the rplB gene encoding 50S ribosomal protein L2, giving the protein MSIKQLKPTTPGQRGMSKFGFEEITTDTPERSLIAKKNRTGGRSNTGRITTRHIGGGHKRQYRIIDFKRNKLEVPAKVATIEYDPNRTARIALLVYADGEKRYILAPDGLEVGRTVVAGKNADILVGNALPLRNIPVGNTVHNIEMKPGKGGQIARAAGTFAQLVAKEDDYAQLRMPSGEIRKIHLECYATIGTVGNLQHENIQIGKAGRTRWKGIRPTVRGVVMNPVDHPHGGGEGRTSGGRHPVTPWGQPTRGYKTRGNRRTDKFIVKRIN; this is encoded by the coding sequence ATGAGCATCAAGCAGCTCAAGCCCACGACCCCTGGTCAGCGCGGCATGTCCAAGTTCGGCTTCGAGGAAATCACCACGGACACGCCTGAGCGTTCGTTGATTGCCAAGAAGAACCGCACTGGCGGCCGTTCCAACACCGGCCGGATCACCACCCGCCACATCGGCGGTGGCCACAAGCGCCAGTACCGCATCATCGACTTCAAGCGCAACAAGCTCGAGGTGCCCGCCAAGGTGGCCACCATCGAGTACGATCCCAACCGCACCGCCCGCATCGCCCTGCTGGTCTATGCGGATGGCGAGAAGCGCTACATCCTGGCCCCCGACGGCCTGGAAGTGGGCCGCACCGTGGTGGCCGGCAAGAACGCCGACATCCTGGTGGGCAATGCGCTCCCCCTGCGGAACATCCCCGTGGGCAACACCGTTCACAACATCGAGATGAAGCCCGGCAAGGGCGGCCAGATTGCCCGCGCCGCCGGCACATTCGCCCAGCTCGTGGCCAAGGAAGACGATTACGCCCAGCTTCGCATGCCCTCCGGTGAGATCCGTAAGATCCACCTCGAGTGCTACGCGACCATCGGCACTGTCGGCAACCTGCAGCACGAGAACATCCAGATCGGCAAGGCCGGCCGCACCCGCTGGAAGGGCATCCGCCCGACCGTCCGCGGCGTGGTCATGAACCCCGTCGACCACCCGCACGGTGGTGGCGAGGGCCGCACCTCCGGTGGCCGTCACCCCGTGACGCCCTGGGGTCAGCCGACCCGTGGCTACAAGACCCGTGGCAACCGTCGCACGGACAAGTTCATCGTCAAGCGGATCAACTAG
- a CDS encoding 50S ribosomal protein L23, producing the protein MTKIFDVIRKPLLTEKGQILREKNIQVFEVATWATKHQIKEAVELLLQSKVKGIRTVRIPSRTKRLGRFVGTSSPRKKAYVELVEGAPASE; encoded by the coding sequence ATGACCAAGATCTTCGATGTGATCCGCAAGCCCCTTCTCACCGAAAAGGGCCAGATCCTCCGGGAGAAGAACATCCAGGTGTTCGAAGTGGCCACCTGGGCCACCAAGCACCAGATCAAGGAAGCCGTGGAGCTCCTGCTCCAGTCCAAGGTGAAGGGCATCCGCACCGTGCGGATCCCCAGCCGGACCAAGCGTCTGGGCCGTTTCGTGGGGACTTCCAGCCCTCGCAAGAAGGCCTATGTCGAACTCGTCGAGGGCGCGCCCGCGTCCGAATAA